TGCATTATCAGTAGGAGTTAGATTTGAAGGTGCCGGACTGGGGCATTTAACCAATCCAGGAACCAATGATGAAAAAGTAAAAGTATCGGTATTAACATCCTACTGTGCTACCGGCGAGTATTATTTCAGTAACACCGGCTTCAGGCCATTTGCAGGTGCCGGCCTCGGGTTTTACAAATCGTCATCAGTAGATATTGATTCCTCAACTGGTAGCAATTTCACAACCATCCCTGGTGCATCAGAGTTTGGTTTCTTTCCACGTGCGGGTTTTGAAACTGGCCACTTTAGGATGTCAGCCGAATACAACATCATTGGAGGGAACGCAGGATACTTTGCGGCTAAAATTGGTTTCTTCTTTGGAGGAGGGAAAAAATAAGACTAATCCATTTTAAATTAAAAATAAATCAACATGAAAAAGTCAATCTACTTTATGGCCCTGATAGCTGTACTATGTACGCTATCTTGCAAGAAAAAATCTCAAGAAAAAGAACCTGCTTACACATGCAGTACCTGCATGACAACCCCAGAAGCACTTGCGGCAAATGATGCCACCAATAAGGGGATTTATAAAGGCGTTGTCATTGGTTCAACAGGGACCATCAAATTTAACATTGCCAATACAGGTACTACCATAACTGCAATATTGGTACTTGATGGCGTCACAGCCAATCTGACATCTACTGTAGCCTGGACTGCCGGACAAGCTTATACCTCTGCTTTTACCGGCAAACTGGGAACCGCAGATGTTAGTATAACTTTTTCAGTCGACGCTACGGGCACCACTCCAGTGATCAGCACTTCATCTATTCCAGGCCATCCTAATACCTCTTTTAACTTGATTAAAGAAACCTCTACCAATTTGATAGAATGCTTTGAAGGAACTTACTCGACAACCAAACCAGAAACAGGAACATTTAATATTGTGCTATCAAGAACACTCCGCAAGTTCAAAGGATCATCCAGAACTACAGGAAGCACCACCTCCAATCCTATATCCGGCACAATTGACTCCAACAACAATCTTGTTGAAGACGGGAATATCATTTGCTTACTTTCTGGCGATGAATTAAATGGATCATTTACTGATAATGATGGTAAAAAAGTCACAGTAAAAGGTAAAAGAACATTTTAAACCTCATTATTCTAACAAAATGAAACACAAATTTCTTTTAATTATTGCCATATTATTTTGCAATAATTTAATAGCTCAAAATTCAAAAGAAGTAACTCATGATCTTTCAAAAGATGCTTCGAAAGGAATGCTTGATTTAAGTCAAATTGCCCAAGATGGCAACCTGATATTCACCTATAAAATGAAAACAGATAAAAAAAGTGATCAGGTAAGCTATGAAAATTACAGTTTTGATCAGAATCTTAATTTTAAGGGCATTACACCCGACAAAGCTGATAAAGAAAAAAAGGGAAATCAGGTAGTTAGCAGTATCTCAGCTTTTGTAGGTGGAAGTAATTCATTTAATGTATTGAGTATGAAACTTACATTGCAAAAAGAAGAATGGGAAAAAATATGGGATTACGGACAACAAAAGTACAAGTGGGGTAAACGATTATCCAAAGAAGTTGTAAAGCCTAAGAACAGTGAGGGCAAATACAGAGGATTTGCAGATTACCAAAATGAAGATGATGGTAGCATATTTATCATAGCTTCTGCCGAAACGGATAAGAAAAACGAAAAAGACCAGTTTCTGGCCTTATATGTAGATGATCAGCTAAACCTGAAAGAAACTCCCTTTCCGGTAAATGGTAATTATTCATTGGTTTTTTCCGGAAAACTTCAATCTGGTAATGTATTCTCTTTACTTGCTCCTGATAAGGGAACAGGAGATTTATCTAAGTATGTTTATATAGAATTTTCTCCCAAAGGTGATGTGATCTATAATTCAATATTCACCGCTCCTGCACAGGCAATGGCCGTTATGGATTATCAGGAAGCTAATGGTGCATTATACTTTTGCGCTGCTTCACCTAAAAAAGCTGAGGCTTATAATTCGGTATTTGAAAACTACGCTCCAATTGGTAATCCGGGAT
This is a stretch of genomic DNA from Candidatus Pedobacter colombiensis. It encodes these proteins:
- a CDS encoding outer membrane beta-barrel protein — encoded protein: MKKKLLLALTFVTSIVISANAQNYKKVKVDIGLGYAIPKGGESGGTKAGATFTVEPHYRLSDALSVGVRFEGAGLGHLTNPGTNDEKVKVSVLTSYCATGEYYFSNTGFRPFAGAGLGFYKSSSVDIDSSTGSNFTTIPGASEFGFFPRAGFETGHFRMSAEYNIIGGNAGYFAAKIGFFFGGGKK